Proteins from a single region of Streptomyces spectabilis:
- a CDS encoding tetratricopeptide repeat protein: MGGWVPDARGPFPGPRREKDLPTPAHAFLWQLWEPGLLELYGPQPLHTSAVAARLARFARDAESRWRSDPVWLAVGPTDAVAPERLLLRLLEQTEREDPPDDDPAADHLSPFRAAQPQALADALPGRCRARLARRRWTVVLDGVPDGKRGDELLILAEQLVMDTESRVVAVTHRPHVLPGRRWLRSEVAATAPAVPDKPLGPAALNIFIAVENWEGDEFDASVAGALCAGTPMTDRQRDAALRVLTAHGVLQQTRPGWYRFTGRRGPRGGPEKDQALARAVLDGTADPRPAVDAYVDLAVRLLDRGAPEGADLLERLEPQLITEQGLFRLLRAKQTLWRATGDWKPLCVTAAVAVRETGAPQRALEALERLSAPRAVREIAVTLRYLGELPFASGALDAFEASDPAPATAPDGWILHTRAAIQCDQGRLKGADRLLRRAVEAHQVRGDVRGEAWAVHHYGRLRLLRGDVEEARKVLEDARDRFDGLGDLQGEAWTATELGKAALVRGDVMEAVEALGRAAGLHHANGDVRGRSWTELYLGIARAVSGGPEEAGPPLGRAHRGFHGVSDRLGQAWADHCLGALPTTLARDRLAAGAKLSSALSEFRRAECPHGAAWTLLEQAAPWRNLWDAAHGKHDQALRVFESIDDPSGLLWSGTWGSGHVATGRIPLTARLTLPEPHADFDHAALSPATHARVRLTLLDDRSTAGTASRIALRVLPGPAHPWSERTAAALPWLTVRATPLSGADVEPAHAVTLRPSPREADAAEFLFTPRRAGRHRLLFTVEHLATATVLQEVETYIDVVEGDGGGPRSGHAPEALRRS; encoded by the coding sequence CCCGACTCGCACGGTTCGCCCGGGACGCGGAGTCGCGGTGGCGGTCCGATCCCGTGTGGCTGGCCGTGGGGCCGACCGACGCGGTGGCGCCGGAGCGACTGCTGCTGCGGCTGCTCGAACAGACCGAGAGGGAGGACCCGCCGGACGATGATCCGGCGGCGGACCACCTTTCCCCCTTCCGGGCCGCCCAGCCCCAGGCGCTGGCCGACGCGCTGCCCGGCCGGTGCCGTGCCCGCCTCGCGCGGCGGCGGTGGACGGTGGTGCTTGACGGCGTGCCCGACGGCAAGCGGGGAGACGAACTGCTGATCCTCGCCGAACAACTCGTCATGGACACCGAGTCCCGCGTCGTCGCCGTCACGCACCGCCCCCACGTCCTGCCCGGGAGACGCTGGTTGCGGAGCGAGGTGGCGGCGACCGCCCCCGCCGTACCGGACAAGCCGCTCGGACCCGCCGCACTCAACATCTTCATCGCCGTGGAGAACTGGGAGGGTGACGAGTTCGACGCGTCGGTGGCCGGTGCGCTCTGCGCGGGCACGCCGATGACGGACCGGCAGCGCGACGCGGCGCTGCGGGTGCTGACCGCGCACGGGGTGCTCCAGCAGACGCGGCCGGGCTGGTACCGGTTCACCGGCCGCCGGGGCCCGCGCGGCGGACCGGAGAAGGACCAGGCGCTTGCCCGGGCCGTGCTCGACGGCACCGCGGACCCGCGCCCCGCAGTCGACGCGTACGTCGATCTGGCGGTACGGCTCCTGGACCGCGGCGCCCCGGAGGGAGCGGACCTCCTGGAACGCCTGGAACCCCAACTGATCACCGAGCAGGGCCTCTTCCGGCTCCTGCGGGCCAAGCAGACCCTGTGGCGCGCGACCGGCGACTGGAAGCCGCTGTGCGTCACTGCGGCCGTGGCCGTCCGGGAGACGGGCGCACCCCAACGGGCCCTGGAAGCCCTGGAGCGGCTCAGCGCCCCGCGCGCCGTCCGGGAAATCGCCGTCACCCTGCGCTACTTGGGCGAACTGCCCTTCGCCTCGGGCGCGCTCGACGCCTTCGAGGCGTCCGACCCCGCCCCCGCCACCGCACCGGACGGCTGGATCCTGCACACGCGGGCCGCGATCCAGTGCGACCAGGGGCGGCTGAAGGGCGCGGACCGGCTGCTCCGGCGGGCGGTGGAGGCCCACCAGGTGCGCGGGGACGTGCGCGGCGAGGCCTGGGCCGTGCACCACTACGGCCGTCTGCGGCTGCTGCGCGGCGACGTGGAGGAGGCCCGCAAGGTCCTGGAGGACGCCCGGGACAGGTTCGACGGACTCGGCGACCTCCAGGGCGAGGCCTGGACCGCGACCGAGCTGGGCAAGGCTGCCCTGGTGCGCGGCGACGTCATGGAAGCCGTCGAGGCCCTGGGCCGGGCGGCCGGGCTGCACCACGCGAACGGGGACGTGCGGGGCAGGTCCTGGACCGAGCTGTACCTGGGCATCGCCCGCGCGGTCTCGGGCGGCCCGGAGGAGGCCGGGCCGCCGCTCGGCCGGGCGCACCGCGGGTTCCATGGCGTCTCCGACCGGCTGGGCCAGGCGTGGGCCGACCACTGTCTCGGGGCCCTGCCGACGACCCTCGCCAGGGACCGGCTTGCGGCAGGCGCGAAACTGTCCTCGGCGCTGTCGGAGTTCCGGAGGGCTGAGTGCCCCCACGGAGCGGCGTGGACGCTCCTGGAACAGGCCGCGCCGTGGCGGAACCTCTGGGACGCCGCGCACGGGAAGCACGACCAGGCCCTGCGCGTCTTCGAGAGCATCGACGACCCGTCCGGGCTGCTCTGGAGCGGAACCTGGGGGTCGGGCCACGTCGCGACCGGCCGCATCCCCCTCACCGCCCGCCTCACCCTCCCCGAACCCCACGCGGACTTCGACCACGCCGCCCTGTCGCCCGCCACGCACGCGCGCGTCCGGCTCACCCTCCTCGACGACCGATCCACCGCCGGGACGGCCTCCCGGATCGCGCTGCGGGTGCTGCCCGGCCCCGCGCACCCCTGGTCGGAGCGGACCGCCGCCGCGCTCCCCTGGCTCACCGTCCGCGCCACCCCGCTCTCCGGCGCCGACGTGGAGCCCGCGCACGCGGTGACGCTGCGGCCCTCGCCCCGCGAGGCGGACGCCGCCGAGTTCCTGTTCACGCCCCGGCGCGCGGGCCGGCACCGGCTGCTCTTCACCGTCGAGCACCTGGCGACGGCGACCGTGCTCCAGGAGGTCGAGACGTACATCGACGTCGTCGAGGGCGACGGCGGAGGACCCCGCTCCGGGCACGCCCCCGAAGCCCTGCGGAGGTCCTGA
- a CDS encoding CHAT domain-containing protein yields the protein MAHDLPVHVTQDPSHGYTRLPRGVIRRPDLVVGFEGRREDEPMTARMYGPAVPSLSGSEHTVTLRVRPGEVRAVAARLRQVWRDEFVALRPVGADGLPRGAPFPYASRVDLTGEPAAELRAALDRLALYGAQLLFDVLLGGEDEALKLFRDFLADALSRDVPLRVRFHSDLFLPWPMMCLPAAASGEPEDPSLAGVFARFLGYRHQIEQTGGDAYACVADDRDPPPRTAPVVSLNHDTAVDAAGLTRAAEVAAALAAGGDLVERTTREELERALRDRSLDEQLMYFWCHGHFAASGDEAPYLVLKLSDQLAIDGYTLRAHRPPPRSCVPFRPFVLLNACYAGLPGNADLAYLGRALFEAGACGVLGPQIEMPQRFAAEYALAFVTRYLTGEETAGAIAHALTRHFADTWHNPLGLAYALHSGMDSRLERTA from the coding sequence ATGGCCCACGACCTCCCCGTCCACGTCACGCAGGACCCCAGCCACGGCTATACGCGGCTGCCCCGGGGCGTCATCCGCCGCCCCGACCTCGTCGTCGGCTTCGAGGGGCGGCGCGAGGACGAGCCGATGACCGCCCGGATGTACGGGCCCGCCGTGCCGTCGCTCAGCGGCTCCGAGCACACGGTGACGCTGCGGGTGCGGCCCGGCGAGGTGCGGGCCGTGGCGGCACGCCTGCGGCAGGTGTGGAGGGACGAGTTCGTGGCGCTGCGGCCGGTGGGCGCGGACGGCCTTCCGCGCGGCGCGCCCTTCCCGTACGCGAGCCGCGTCGACCTCACCGGGGAGCCCGCGGCCGAGCTGCGCGCCGCCCTCGACCGGCTCGCCCTGTACGGCGCGCAGTTGCTGTTCGACGTGCTGCTCGGCGGCGAGGACGAGGCCCTGAAGCTGTTCCGCGACTTCCTCGCGGACGCGCTGAGCCGTGACGTGCCGCTCCGCGTGCGCTTCCACTCCGACCTGTTCCTGCCGTGGCCCATGATGTGTCTGCCCGCCGCCGCGTCCGGGGAGCCGGAGGACCCGTCCCTGGCAGGGGTCTTCGCCCGCTTCCTCGGCTATCGGCACCAGATCGAGCAGACCGGCGGCGACGCCTACGCGTGCGTGGCCGACGACCGCGATCCGCCGCCGCGCACGGCCCCCGTCGTCAGCCTCAACCACGACACCGCCGTGGACGCGGCGGGCCTGACCCGGGCCGCCGAGGTCGCGGCCGCGCTGGCCGCGGGCGGTGACCTGGTGGAGCGCACCACCCGGGAGGAGCTCGAGCGCGCCCTGCGCGACCGGTCCCTGGACGAGCAGCTGATGTACTTCTGGTGCCACGGCCACTTCGCCGCGTCCGGCGACGAGGCGCCGTACCTCGTCCTGAAGCTGTCCGACCAGCTCGCCATCGACGGCTACACGCTGCGCGCCCACCGCCCGCCCCCGCGCTCCTGCGTGCCGTTCCGCCCCTTCGTACTGCTCAACGCCTGCTACGCGGGCCTGCCGGGCAACGCCGATCTGGCCTATCTGGGCCGGGCCCTGTTCGAGGCGGGCGCGTGCGGGGTGCTCGGGCCGCAGATCGAGATGCCGCAGCGGTTCGCCGCCGAGTACGCGCTGGCGTTCGTCACCCGCTATCTGACCGGCGAGGAGACCGCGGGCGCGATAGCCCACGCCCTGACCCGGCACTTCGCCGACACCTGGCACAACCCCCTGGGCCTCGCGTACGCGCTGCACAGCGGCATGGACAGCAGGCTGGAGCGGACCGCGTGA